A part of Maridesulfovibrio hydrothermalis AM13 = DSM 14728 genomic DNA contains:
- a CDS encoding acyl-[acyl-carrier-protein] thioesterase has protein sequence MGKETLLISSTVPAYETGPDNKMHCHWLMRRLQEAATTHADREGFGVAQMAKLGCFWVLTSMRIEIDSLPEREKLFSLTTWSRGAKRLRAFRDFSGCNEKGKEIIRASTEWMVLDHKSRKPINVDDHINLIAKDKSVFPDTVKRLRPGKPEQEIHSLSVPYSSLDASGHVNNTEYLRWGLDALRGQGLVQNDITSIRIAFISEVFEGNSIKLMNCEQKHKGFELIGLNETENRTAFALEVQ, from the coding sequence ATGGGCAAAGAAACACTGCTCATAAGCTCAACAGTTCCGGCCTACGAAACCGGTCCGGACAATAAAATGCACTGCCACTGGCTCATGCGCCGACTGCAGGAGGCCGCCACAACTCACGCTGACCGCGAAGGTTTCGGCGTTGCGCAAATGGCAAAGCTTGGCTGCTTCTGGGTATTGACCTCAATGCGTATCGAAATTGACTCTCTACCGGAGCGGGAAAAACTTTTTTCCCTGACTACCTGGTCCAGAGGCGCAAAAAGATTGCGGGCTTTTCGTGATTTTTCAGGCTGCAATGAAAAAGGAAAAGAAATTATTCGGGCCAGCACCGAATGGATGGTTCTTGATCATAAAAGCAGAAAACCGATCAATGTTGATGATCACATTAATTTAATAGCCAAAGATAAATCTGTTTTCCCGGATACGGTCAAAAGATTACGCCCGGGAAAACCTGAACAGGAAATACATTCATTATCTGTTCCCTACAGTTCGCTTGATGCAAGCGGGCACGTTAATAATACCGAGTATTTGCGATGGGGATTAGATGCCCTTCGCGGTCAAGGCCTTGTGCAAAATGATATAACTTCAATCCGCATAGCTTTTATATCAGAAGTTTTCGAAGGTAATTCAATTAAATTAATGAATTGCGAACAAAAACATAAAGGATTTGAACTTATCGGATTAAATGAAACTGAAAATAGAACCGCATTTGCACTTGAAGTACAATAA
- the shc gene encoding squalene--hopene cyclase, which produces MNKRTKVNTENSKNKKNRRQIVPLLQPKDAMKRVAKRFRSLQSPDGYWVFALEADVTIPSEYIMFNRFLERKIDPAVAKRLGNYIRSKQMPDGGWPLHDEDGPINISASVKAYMALKMLGDDKDAEHMVRARRTILAKGGAETSNVFTRICLATFGQIPWHCPPAMPIEIVLLPKWFFFHLDKVSYWSRSVIYPLLIIYAKQPVCKLRLEEAIPELFCKPAEEHIHIDKYRDKSWRKNAFILLDRILKRTLHLIPDMIHNKAIKYAEKWTREHMAGRGGIGAIFPAMANAVTAMHLLGYDESDPDFARGLKAVDDLMVDKFQSSDNSPREYTVVTGGRELSAAPELDISPGKGTAENLEQCMCQPCNSPIWDTCLTLSAMMEAGEDQNSKLTQQSIKWLWDQQIFFKGDWKSKAPKLEGGGWAFQFENTFYPDLDDTAMVLMAMARAGVLENKDNHENFVKGVNWLLGMQSSDGGYAAFDIDNCALYLNDIPFADHGALLDPPTSDLTARVIELLGVIGYDQNFKPIRQGIEFLKKEQEEDGSWFGRWGVNYIYGTWSVLCGLRQVGEDMNSPYICKAVEWFENHQNKDGGWGESCLSYNNQNYAGLGDSTPSQTSWALLGLMAAGKVNSKAVSRGIRYLLETQKEDGSWNEKHFTGTGFPKVFYLRYHGYSQYFPMWALGVYDRFSAGEDTKQIMMRLDAPLDLGRKW; this is translated from the coding sequence ATGAACAAGAGAACTAAAGTGAATACTGAAAATTCTAAGAACAAAAAGAACCGCCGCCAAATTGTACCACTTCTCCAGCCCAAAGATGCTATGAAAAGAGTTGCAAAACGCTTTCGCTCCCTACAATCTCCAGATGGCTACTGGGTTTTCGCTCTTGAAGCTGATGTCACCATTCCTTCTGAATATATTATGTTCAACAGATTCCTTGAACGTAAAATAGATCCCGCTGTTGCCAAAAGACTCGGCAACTATATACGCTCCAAACAAATGCCCGACGGCGGATGGCCCCTTCACGATGAAGACGGCCCTATCAACATCAGTGCCTCAGTAAAAGCCTACATGGCTCTCAAAATGCTCGGCGATGACAAAGATGCAGAACACATGGTCCGCGCCCGCAGAACCATCCTTGCCAAAGGCGGAGCTGAAACCTCCAATGTATTTACCCGCATCTGTCTTGCAACATTCGGACAGATTCCATGGCACTGCCCTCCGGCTATGCCTATCGAAATTGTGCTGCTCCCCAAATGGTTCTTTTTCCATCTGGATAAAGTTTCATACTGGTCCCGCTCAGTTATCTATCCGCTGTTAATCATCTACGCCAAACAGCCTGTTTGCAAGCTGCGCTTAGAGGAGGCTATCCCCGAGCTTTTCTGCAAACCAGCTGAAGAACATATTCATATAGATAAGTACCGCGATAAAAGCTGGCGCAAAAATGCATTTATTCTGCTGGACAGAATTTTAAAGCGGACCTTGCATCTGATCCCTGACATGATACATAACAAAGCTATAAAATATGCCGAAAAGTGGACCCGTGAACACATGGCCGGACGCGGCGGAATCGGTGCTATTTTCCCGGCGATGGCTAACGCTGTAACAGCTATGCATCTACTGGGATACGACGAATCTGATCCCGACTTCGCACGCGGTCTAAAAGCTGTGGACGACCTCATGGTGGATAAATTCCAGTCCAGCGATAACTCTCCACGGGAATACACTGTTGTTACCGGCGGACGCGAGCTTTCCGCGGCCCCTGAACTGGATATCTCCCCCGGCAAAGGGACAGCTGAGAATCTGGAACAATGCATGTGCCAGCCCTGCAACTCCCCTATATGGGATACTTGCCTGACCCTCTCGGCCATGATGGAAGCGGGAGAAGATCAAAACAGCAAATTGACTCAGCAGTCAATTAAGTGGCTCTGGGATCAACAGATTTTCTTTAAAGGTGACTGGAAGTCCAAAGCCCCGAAACTTGAAGGCGGCGGATGGGCTTTTCAGTTTGAAAATACTTTTTATCCAGACCTTGATGATACCGCGATGGTGCTCATGGCCATGGCCCGCGCAGGTGTGCTTGAGAACAAAGACAACCATGAAAATTTTGTCAAAGGTGTGAACTGGTTGCTTGGAATGCAGTCCTCAGACGGAGGCTACGCCGCCTTCGATATCGATAACTGCGCCTTATATTTAAATGATATTCCATTTGCCGACCACGGAGCGTTGTTAGACCCTCCCACCTCGGACCTTACTGCCCGTGTTATCGAACTGCTGGGTGTTATCGGCTACGACCAAAACTTTAAGCCCATCAGACAAGGGATCGAATTCCTCAAAAAGGAGCAGGAGGAAGACGGATCATGGTTCGGACGCTGGGGGGTTAACTACATCTACGGTACATGGTCAGTCCTCTGCGGCCTGCGTCAGGTCGGCGAAGACATGAACTCCCCTTACATCTGCAAGGCTGTTGAATGGTTCGAAAACCATCAGAACAAAGACGGTGGATGGGGTGAATCCTGCCTGAGCTACAATAATCAAAACTATGCTGGACTAGGCGACTCCACACCGTCCCAGACTTCATGGGCGCTGCTCGGCCTTATGGCTGCCGGCAAGGTTAACAGCAAAGCTGTCAGCCGGGGTATCCGTTACCTGCTGGAGACTCAGAAAGAAGACGGAAGCTGGAACGAAAAACATTTCACAGGAACCGGTTTTCCTAAAGTTTTCTACTTGCGTTATCACGGATACAGCCAGTATTTCCCCATGTGGGCACTAGGCGTATATGACCGCTTCTCAGCCGGCGAAGATACCAAGCAGATTATGATGCGCCTTGATGCACCGCTGGACCTTGGACGAAAGTGGTAG
- a CDS encoding TetR/AcrR family transcriptional regulator: protein MNANVKIMNTSQQPLRMLILDAARKLFAEHGYAQVSMRKLATTIGYSPTTIYHHFKDKKELFLCLTEETYRDFLQHINQIITAAKSPREALKKILHTLVDMGLDNPNAYRVGFMMESELLHDSDSQFQHNPLGKTMYNRINSCVKSCMAKNVSDEDVLVTAHSVIAAAHGLTALLVTYPRFEWGPVEKLKKQVIDSAVDAIA, encoded by the coding sequence ATGAATGCCAACGTAAAAATAATGAATACATCACAGCAGCCTTTACGAATGCTGATCTTGGATGCGGCGCGAAAACTTTTCGCCGAACACGGGTATGCTCAGGTTTCCATGCGCAAGCTGGCTACAACCATAGGCTACTCCCCTACCACTATATATCATCACTTCAAAGATAAAAAAGAACTGTTTCTTTGTCTGACTGAAGAAACCTACAGAGATTTCCTTCAGCACATTAATCAAATAATCACCGCTGCTAAATCCCCACGGGAAGCGTTAAAAAAAATTCTGCACACACTTGTTGATATGGGGCTTGATAACCCCAATGCCTACCGGGTAGGATTTATGATGGAAAGCGAACTTCTACATGACTCAGACTCGCAATTCCAACACAATCCGCTGGGTAAAACAATGTACAACCGCATTAACTCCTGCGTAAAAAGCTGTATGGCAAAAAATGTTTCAGATGAAGATGTGCTGGTCACTGCACACTCGGTAATCGCCGCAGCACATGGGCTGACAGCTCTGCTTGTCACATATCCCCGCTTTGAATGGGGGCCGGTTGAAAAGCTTAAAAAACAAGTAATAGATTCGGCCGTTGATGCTATAGCTTAA